The following are encoded together in the Mycolicibacterium arabiense genome:
- a CDS encoding DUF4178 domain-containing protein yields MGDLLVILAILLGLAAVVVFVMALRRPKKGAPKQREDPLQFASQTATFGPTQLGPGAIVSHGSTDYVVRGSVTLRQGPFVWWEHLLEGGKGDDSASGTQPVWFSVEEDEGRLELVTWLRRNDLQLEPGGEHVVDGIRFRETERGSAGYTTEGTTGLPAGGEVDFVDYANDDETKLLGFERWAPGMPWEISVGTKVRPGELTVYPAPPAGA; encoded by the coding sequence GTGGGAGATCTACTGGTCATCCTGGCGATCCTGCTGGGCCTCGCCGCCGTCGTGGTCTTCGTCATGGCACTGCGGCGACCCAAGAAGGGCGCCCCGAAGCAGCGAGAGGATCCGCTGCAGTTCGCCTCGCAGACCGCCACGTTCGGCCCCACCCAGCTCGGTCCCGGCGCCATCGTCAGCCACGGCAGCACCGACTACGTCGTCCGCGGTTCGGTCACGCTGCGCCAGGGCCCGTTCGTGTGGTGGGAGCACCTCCTCGAGGGCGGCAAGGGCGACGACTCCGCCTCCGGCACCCAGCCGGTGTGGTTCAGCGTGGAGGAGGACGAGGGCCGACTGGAGCTGGTGACGTGGTTACGCCGCAACGACCTTCAACTCGAGCCGGGCGGCGAGCACGTCGTCGACGGCATCCGCTTCCGCGAGACCGAGCGCGGCAGCGCCGGCTACACGACCGAGGGCACCACCGGGCTGCCCGCAGGCGGCGAGGTCGACTTCGTCGACTACGCCAATGACGACGAGACCAAACTCCTCGGCTTCGAACGCTGGGCGCCCGGGATGCCATGGGAGATCTCGGTCGGCACCAAGGTGCGGCCCGGCGAGCTGACCGTCTACCCGGCTCCGCCGGCCGGCGCGTAG
- a CDS encoding DUF2617 family protein: protein MPLHELAVIPTDISGAVLRLALNAAAPRPLATHRLDHPRGGALTLGILGASHVITAEHDGAPFSEQVSCIAPTSDDHLPHHADAPGYELTSSSTEHDEPSFRALAAELRRCCADDAGWLGGTFPGDDAALTALTAAPDGPGWRWRTWHLYPAAHGGTVVHTQSRWQP, encoded by the coding sequence TTGCCGTTGCACGAACTCGCAGTCATACCCACCGACATCAGCGGCGCCGTCCTGCGGCTGGCACTCAACGCCGCTGCCCCACGTCCGCTGGCCACGCACCGCCTCGACCACCCCCGCGGCGGAGCGCTGACGCTGGGCATCCTCGGCGCCTCGCACGTCATCACCGCCGAGCACGACGGCGCACCCTTCTCCGAGCAGGTCTCGTGCATCGCGCCGACCTCCGATGACCACCTGCCTCACCATGCCGACGCCCCCGGCTACGAATTGACGTCGAGCAGCACCGAACACGACGAGCCGTCGTTCCGGGCGCTCGCGGCCGAGCTGCGCAGGTGCTGCGCGGACGACGCCGGCTGGCTCGGCGGCACGTTCCCCGGTGACGACGCGGCGCTGACCGCGCTCACGGCCGCACCCGACGGCCCGGGCTGGCGCTGGCGGACGTGGCATCTGTACCCCGCCGCGCACGGCGGGACCGTCGTGCACACCCAGAGCAGGTGGCAGCCGTGA
- a CDS encoding DUF4247 domain-containing protein: MSRGRLFLLSGVLALAAVLCLALGASATPDIRSHIDRTYQRYATTADANLYECSGRPASVADELSAVREPHARASDRGTEYLRYDDDIVAIGPDGNRPCTIRVEDIRRGGYSGGAFIFLGPGFFPGSPAGGSGGGTGGGSGGPDGPK, from the coding sequence GTGAGCCGCGGGCGGCTGTTCCTGCTGTCCGGCGTGCTCGCACTCGCTGCCGTGCTGTGCCTCGCCCTCGGCGCGAGCGCGACGCCGGACATCCGGTCCCACATCGACCGCACCTATCAGCGGTACGCCACCACCGCAGACGCCAACCTGTACGAGTGCTCGGGCCGACCGGCCAGCGTGGCCGACGAACTGTCGGCCGTCCGCGAGCCCCACGCTCGCGCCTCCGATCGCGGCACCGAGTACCTGCGCTACGACGACGACATCGTCGCGATCGGTCCGGATGGCAACCGGCCGTGCACGATTCGCGTCGAGGACATTCGTCGCGGCGGGTACAGCGGGGGCGCCTTCATCTTCCTCGGTCCGGGGTTCTTTCCTGGATCACCGGCGGGCGGGTCCGGCGGCGGAACGGGCGGCGGCTCCGGCGGACCCGACGGCCCCAAGTAG
- a CDS encoding DUF350 domain-containing protein: MHQALVEFGSLSAESTLQNVVAAVLYFAVGVVVLGVGFVVVDLLTPGKLRRLVFVEYRPNAVAVASAMYAALALVVVSSILASADELAQGLFDALVYGLIGVALQGAALAVLEAVVPGRFRDLVEAERLHPAAIATAVIMLAVGGVNAAALS; the protein is encoded by the coding sequence ATGCATCAGGCCCTCGTGGAGTTCGGATCCCTCAGCGCCGAGTCGACGCTGCAGAACGTCGTCGCGGCGGTGCTGTACTTCGCCGTCGGAGTGGTGGTGCTCGGCGTTGGCTTCGTCGTGGTCGACCTGCTGACCCCGGGCAAGCTGCGTCGCCTGGTGTTCGTCGAGTACCGGCCGAACGCGGTGGCCGTCGCGTCGGCCATGTACGCCGCACTCGCACTGGTGGTCGTGTCGTCGATCCTGGCAAGCGCCGATGAACTGGCACAGGGGCTGTTCGACGCCCTGGTCTACGGATTGATCGGCGTGGCGCTGCAGGGCGCGGCTCTCGCGGTGCTCGAAGCCGTGGTGCCCGGACGGTTCCGCGACCTCGTCGAGGCCGAGCGGCTGCACCCGGCGGCGATCGCGACCGCCGTGATCATGCTGGCCGTGGGAGGGGTCAACGCCGCGGCCCTGTCGTGA
- a CDS encoding polyamine aminopropyltransferase: MSEPGAEPTRSPRWRSVLLAAVAACAACGLIYELALLTLSASLNGGGIVATSLIVAGYVAALGVGGLLVKPLLGHAAITFIAVETLLGIIGGLSAAVLYVTFAFIGSSTWVLVLGTALIGVLVGAEVPLLMTLLQRGRTAGATDAGRVLANLNAADYLGALLGGLAWPFLVLPTLGMIRGAAVTGMVNLVAAAVVAVFVLRSVVGVRQLAGALCVLAAAFVTLAGVMVSANGIETTSRQRLYADPIIAYERSAYQEIVVTRRGSDMRLYLDGGLQFSTRDEYRYTESLVYPALGAGARSVLVLGGGDGLAARELLREPGIEDIVQVELDPDVVRLARTTMREANAGSLDDPRVRVVIADAMTWLRDPDPTLLPPGGFDAVIVDMPDPDNPVLGRLYSTEFYALLTRVLAPDALVVVQAGSPYSTPMAFWRTVSTIRSAGYAVTPYHVDVPTFGDWGFALARRGTEPPMPKMPNDVPPLRFLDQSVLDAATVFGGDVAPVTLEPSTLDNPRVVEDMRRGYR, encoded by the coding sequence GTGTCCGAGCCAGGCGCCGAGCCCACGCGTTCCCCGCGATGGCGCTCGGTACTGCTCGCGGCCGTGGCCGCCTGCGCGGCGTGCGGATTGATCTACGAGCTTGCGCTGCTGACGCTTTCGGCGAGCCTCAACGGCGGCGGGATCGTCGCGACGTCGCTGATCGTCGCCGGGTACGTCGCCGCCCTCGGGGTGGGCGGCCTGCTGGTCAAGCCCCTGCTGGGCCACGCCGCCATCACCTTCATCGCGGTGGAGACGCTGCTCGGCATCATCGGCGGGCTGTCGGCGGCGGTGCTGTACGTGACGTTCGCCTTCATCGGCAGTTCGACCTGGGTGCTCGTGCTGGGCACGGCGCTGATCGGCGTCCTCGTCGGTGCAGAGGTGCCGCTGTTGATGACGTTGCTGCAACGCGGGCGCACCGCGGGTGCGACCGACGCGGGCCGGGTACTGGCGAACCTGAACGCAGCCGACTACCTGGGGGCACTGCTCGGCGGGCTGGCCTGGCCGTTCCTCGTCCTCCCGACGCTCGGGATGATCCGCGGCGCGGCGGTCACCGGCATGGTCAACCTCGTCGCGGCGGCGGTGGTGGCGGTGTTCGTGCTGCGGTCGGTGGTCGGCGTCCGCCAGCTCGCCGGCGCGCTGTGCGTGCTCGCGGCGGCCTTCGTGACGCTGGCCGGGGTGATGGTGAGCGCGAACGGGATCGAGACCACGTCGCGTCAGCGTCTGTACGCGGATCCGATCATCGCCTACGAGCGCTCGGCCTACCAGGAGATCGTCGTGACTCGGCGCGGATCGGACATGCGCCTGTATCTCGACGGCGGCCTGCAGTTCTCGACCCGAGACGAGTACCGCTACACCGAGAGCCTGGTGTACCCGGCACTCGGCGCAGGCGCGCGGTCGGTGCTCGTGCTGGGCGGCGGCGACGGCCTCGCCGCGCGGGAACTGCTGCGTGAACCCGGGATCGAGGACATCGTCCAGGTCGAACTCGACCCAGACGTGGTGCGCCTGGCCCGCACGACGATGCGCGAGGCCAACGCCGGCTCGCTCGACGACCCCCGGGTGCGGGTGGTCATCGCCGACGCCATGACGTGGCTGCGCGATCCCGACCCGACGTTGCTGCCCCCCGGCGGGTTCGACGCGGTGATCGTCGACATGCCGGATCCGGACAACCCGGTCCTGGGCAGGCTGTATTCGACGGAGTTCTACGCTCTGCTGACCCGCGTGCTGGCCCCCGACGCACTGGTCGTGGTGCAGGCCGGTAGCCCGTACTCGACGCCGATGGCGTTCTGGCGCACGGTGTCGACGATCCGGTCGGCGGGGTACGCGGTGACGCCGTACCACGTGGACGTCCCGACGTTCGGCGACTGGGGCTTCGCGTTGGCCCGGCGCGGCACCGAACCCCCGATGCCGAAGATGCCCAACGACGTTCCGCCGCTTCGGTTCCTGGACCAGAGCGTGCTCGACGCCGCGACGGTGTTCGGTGGCGACGTCGCCCCCGTCACGCTCGAGCCCTCGACGCTCGACAACCCGCGCGTCGTCGAGGACATGCGGCGCGGTTACCGCTAG
- the ligA gene encoding NAD-dependent DNA ligase LigA codes for MNAEPETPADPVAPDVRRAWQELAEEVRGHQFRYYVKDAPVISDGEFDALLGRLNAMEEEHPELRVPDSPTQLVGGAGFATEFAPADHLERMLSLDNVFNSEELSAWAARLTSEVGDDPEFLCELKIDGVALALVYRDGKLERAATRGDGRTGEDVTLNARTIDDVPERLTHNDEYPVPRVLEVRGEVFFRVADFEELNAGLVAEGKAPFANPRNSAAGSLRQKNPAITARRRLHMICHGLGRTEGFTPTTLHDAYLALKAWGLPVSTHATRVKGVAAAAEQVTYWGEHRHDVEHEIDGLVVKVDDVSLQRRLGATSRAPRWAIAYKYPPEEATTKLLDIRVNVGRTGRVTPFAYMEPVKVAGSTVGLATLHNASEVKRKGVLIGDTVVIRKAGDVIPEVLGPVVDARDGSEREFVMPTECPECGTTLAPAKEGDADIRCPNARTCPAQLRERVFHVAGRGAFDIEGLGYEAGIALLQAGAITDEGDLFTLTEDDLLRTQLFTTQKGELSANGKRLLANLGKAKQQALWRVLVALSIRHVGPTAARALASEFGSLEAIEAASEQQLASSEGVGPTIAAAVVEWFTVDWHRAIVDKWRAAGVRMADERDASIERTLDGMSIVVTGSLTGFSRDEAKEAILARGGKAAGSVSKKTAYVVAGDAPGSKYDKAIELGVPVLDEDGFRRLLDNGPEPTAEPEPDSEPEDA; via the coding sequence GTGAACGCCGAGCCCGAAACGCCCGCCGATCCCGTCGCACCGGACGTCCGGCGCGCGTGGCAGGAACTGGCCGAGGAAGTGCGAGGCCATCAGTTCCGCTACTACGTCAAGGACGCGCCCGTCATCTCCGACGGCGAGTTCGACGCGCTGCTCGGCCGGCTCAACGCGATGGAGGAGGAACACCCCGAGCTGCGTGTGCCGGACTCGCCGACGCAGTTGGTCGGCGGTGCGGGCTTCGCCACCGAGTTCGCCCCCGCGGACCACCTCGAGCGGATGCTCAGCCTGGACAACGTGTTCAACTCCGAGGAACTCAGCGCCTGGGCCGCGCGGCTGACCAGCGAGGTGGGCGACGACCCGGAGTTCTTGTGCGAACTGAAGATCGACGGCGTCGCACTCGCGCTGGTCTACCGCGACGGCAAGCTGGAACGGGCGGCCACCCGCGGCGACGGCCGCACCGGCGAGGACGTCACGCTGAACGCCCGCACCATCGACGACGTGCCCGAGAGGCTCACGCACAACGATGAATACCCGGTGCCCAGGGTGCTCGAGGTGCGCGGCGAGGTGTTCTTCCGGGTCGCCGACTTCGAGGAACTCAACGCCGGACTGGTCGCCGAGGGCAAGGCGCCGTTCGCCAACCCGCGCAACAGCGCGGCGGGATCGCTGCGGCAGAAGAACCCGGCCATCACCGCCCGCAGGCGGCTGCACATGATCTGTCACGGCCTCGGCCGCACCGAGGGGTTCACGCCCACGACGCTGCACGATGCGTACCTCGCGCTGAAGGCGTGGGGATTGCCGGTCTCGACCCACGCCACCCGCGTCAAGGGCGTCGCCGCGGCCGCCGAGCAGGTGACCTACTGGGGCGAGCACCGCCACGACGTCGAGCACGAGATCGACGGCCTCGTCGTCAAGGTCGACGACGTGTCACTGCAACGGCGGCTCGGCGCCACGTCGCGGGCACCCCGGTGGGCGATCGCGTACAAGTACCCACCGGAGGAGGCCACGACCAAGCTCCTCGACATCCGGGTCAACGTCGGGCGCACCGGGCGGGTCACCCCGTTCGCGTACATGGAACCGGTGAAGGTGGCCGGTTCGACGGTCGGGTTGGCGACGCTGCACAACGCCTCGGAGGTCAAGCGCAAGGGCGTGCTGATCGGCGACACCGTCGTGATCCGCAAGGCAGGCGACGTGATTCCCGAGGTGCTCGGCCCGGTCGTCGACGCGCGCGACGGCTCCGAGCGCGAGTTCGTGATGCCCACCGAGTGCCCGGAGTGCGGCACCACGCTGGCGCCCGCCAAGGAGGGCGACGCCGACATCCGCTGCCCCAACGCCCGAACCTGCCCAGCGCAGTTGCGAGAGCGCGTGTTCCACGTCGCCGGCCGCGGTGCGTTCGACATCGAGGGACTGGGCTACGAGGCGGGCATCGCCCTGCTGCAGGCAGGCGCGATCACCGACGAGGGCGACCTGTTCACCCTCACCGAGGACGACCTGCTGCGCACGCAGCTCTTCACCACCCAGAAGGGAGAGCTGTCGGCCAACGGCAAGCGGCTGCTGGCCAACCTGGGCAAGGCCAAGCAGCAGGCGCTGTGGCGCGTGCTGGTGGCGCTGTCGATCCGGCACGTCGGGCCCACCGCCGCGCGGGCGCTGGCGAGCGAGTTCGGCAGCCTCGAGGCGATCGAGGCCGCCTCCGAGCAGCAGCTGGCGTCGTCCGAAGGCGTGGGGCCAACGATCGCCGCGGCGGTCGTCGAGTGGTTCACCGTCGACTGGCATCGCGCGATCGTCGACAAGTGGCGCGCCGCGGGCGTGCGCATGGCCGACGAACGGGACGCCTCGATCGAACGCACGTTGGACGGAATGTCGATCGTGGTCACCGGATCGCTGACCGGCTTCTCCAGGGACGAGGCCAAGGAGGCGATCCTCGCGCGCGGCGGCAAGGCAGCGGGGTCGGTGTCGAAGAAGACGGCCTACGTCGTCGCAGGCGACGCCCCGGGCTCGAAGTACGACAAGGCAATCGAATTGGGCGTGCCGGTGCTCGACGAGGACGGGTTCCGGCGACTGCTGGACAACGGCCCGGAACCCACGGCCGAGCCGGAGCCGGACTCAGAACCCGAAGACGCCTAG
- a CDS encoding class I SAM-dependent methyltransferase produces the protein MPTTWLDKLAQQTRRAGTFAHPHRAAVLLDNPVRRAVSNPRATVHHLALTGAERVLEVGPGPGFYSVAIAQRLTTGRLHLFDLQPQMLERAQRKLARNGFRDVGFHTGDAGRGIALPDDSFDVAFLAMVIGEVSDPRRCLRSLARVVRPGGLLVLLEGFPDPDPLPAAALREMAEEAGFWYCDTISDTWHDVVRFRRPQ, from the coding sequence GTGCCGACGACGTGGCTCGACAAGTTGGCCCAACAGACCCGGCGGGCAGGGACGTTCGCCCACCCGCATCGCGCCGCGGTGCTCCTCGACAACCCGGTACGCCGCGCCGTCTCGAACCCCCGGGCGACCGTCCACCACCTGGCGCTGACCGGAGCCGAGCGGGTACTCGAAGTCGGCCCGGGCCCGGGCTTCTACAGCGTCGCCATCGCCCAACGCCTCACCACGGGCCGACTGCACCTGTTCGACCTCCAGCCGCAGATGCTCGAACGCGCCCAGCGCAAGCTCGCCAGGAACGGCTTCCGCGACGTCGGATTCCACACCGGCGACGCCGGCCGCGGGATCGCGCTGCCGGACGACTCGTTCGACGTCGCCTTCCTCGCCATGGTCATCGGCGAGGTGTCCGACCCACGGAGATGCCTGCGATCGCTCGCGCGGGTCGTGCGGCCAGGCGGTCTGCTGGTGTTGCTCGAAGGCTTCCCCGACCCCGACCCGCTGCCCGCCGCAGCGCTACGCGAGATGGCCGAGGAGGCCGGCTTCTGGTACTGCGACACCATCTCCGACACCTGGCACGACGTCGTTCGGTTCCGTCGCCCGCAGTGA
- a CDS encoding MmcQ/YjbR family DNA-binding protein codes for MPHPIAFREDDPGLAELRAIALGFPDAFEKVSHGRPVFCAPKMFAIYGGSIKEPGPMRTVPNCVLVKVDDSDRAALEDDPRVFYPAYLGPYGWLGLDFSVAEVDWTEVAELVDTSFRLVASRRLIEQLDQR; via the coding sequence GTGCCGCACCCGATCGCGTTCCGCGAGGACGATCCTGGGCTGGCCGAGCTACGGGCCATCGCCCTGGGCTTCCCCGACGCCTTCGAGAAGGTGTCCCACGGCCGACCGGTGTTCTGCGCCCCCAAGATGTTCGCGATCTACGGCGGCAGCATCAAGGAACCGGGCCCGATGCGCACCGTGCCGAACTGCGTGCTGGTCAAGGTCGACGACTCCGATCGTGCCGCGCTCGAGGACGACCCGCGGGTGTTCTACCCCGCCTATCTGGGCCCCTACGGGTGGCTGGGCTTGGACTTCTCCGTGGCCGAGGTCGACTGGACCGAGGTCGCCGAACTGGTCGACACGTCGTTTCGTCTGGTCGCATCGCGCAGACTGATCGAGCAACTCGACCAACGTTGA
- a CDS encoding 4-coumarate--CoA ligase family protein encodes MSFDSPFPQVHVPTTSVYDYLFGDLDESDADRIALFDAKTGTETSYRDMISKIDAFAGALAERGIGVGDVVALLAPNSSAFAIAFHGILRSGATATTVNALFTAKDIAKQLTDSQAKMLVTVSVLLPQAAEAAAAVGLDDAALAVLDGPGVGADGHPNADDLLGPALPAPEVTFDPAEHLAVLPYSSGTTGNPKGVMLTHRNLTANVAQIRPLQGMQSDDRILAVLPFFHIYGMTVLLNAAMHARAQLVIMPSFDLTEFLRNIAERKCTYAFIAPPVAVALAKHPLIEEFDLSSLRGIMSGAAPLDEDLGRAVAERLGCALVQGYGMSELSPVSHVSPFDGGQEMVGTVAPLSSCGWTVPNATSKIIDPETGNEINPPATGLSDTGELWFKGPNVMAGYLNNEKATRETIDDDGFLHTGDLARVDSTGCVYIVDRLKELIKYKGYQVPPAELEAVLLSHPAIADAAVIGVHDADSGEEIPKAFVVKQNSDRDDLDAAAVMEFVAGQVAPYKKVRQVEFIDAIPKSASGKILRKDLRR; translated from the coding sequence ATGAGTTTCGACAGCCCCTTCCCCCAGGTCCACGTTCCGACGACGAGTGTCTACGACTACCTGTTCGGTGATCTCGACGAGTCCGATGCCGACCGCATCGCCCTCTTCGACGCCAAGACCGGTACCGAGACCAGCTACCGCGACATGATCAGCAAGATCGACGCCTTCGCAGGCGCGCTGGCCGAACGCGGCATAGGCGTCGGCGACGTCGTCGCACTGTTGGCGCCCAACAGCTCCGCATTCGCGATCGCATTCCACGGCATCCTTCGCTCGGGCGCCACCGCGACCACGGTCAACGCGCTGTTCACCGCGAAGGACATCGCCAAGCAACTGACCGACTCGCAGGCCAAGATGCTGGTCACCGTGTCCGTGCTACTCCCCCAGGCCGCCGAGGCCGCTGCGGCGGTCGGACTCGACGACGCTGCGCTGGCCGTGTTGGACGGGCCCGGCGTCGGGGCCGACGGGCACCCCAACGCCGACGACCTGCTCGGCCCGGCACTGCCCGCGCCCGAGGTGACGTTCGACCCGGCCGAGCACCTCGCGGTGCTGCCGTACAGCTCGGGCACCACGGGAAATCCCAAGGGCGTCATGCTCACCCACCGCAATCTCACCGCCAACGTGGCGCAGATCCGGCCGCTGCAGGGCATGCAGTCCGACGACCGCATCCTGGCGGTGCTCCCGTTCTTCCACATCTACGGCATGACAGTGCTGTTGAACGCCGCGATGCACGCCCGCGCGCAGCTCGTCATCATGCCGAGCTTCGACCTGACCGAGTTCCTTCGCAACATCGCCGAGCGCAAGTGCACCTATGCGTTCATCGCGCCGCCGGTCGCCGTGGCGCTGGCGAAGCATCCGCTGATCGAGGAGTTCGACCTGTCGAGCCTGCGCGGCATCATGTCCGGTGCGGCGCCGCTGGACGAGGACCTGGGTCGCGCCGTGGCGGAGCGACTGGGGTGCGCGCTGGTGCAGGGCTACGGCATGAGCGAGCTGAGCCCCGTGAGCCACGTGTCGCCGTTCGACGGCGGCCAGGAGATGGTGGGAACGGTCGCCCCGCTCAGCTCGTGCGGGTGGACGGTGCCCAACGCGACCAGCAAGATCATCGATCCGGAGACGGGCAACGAGATAAACCCGCCCGCAACGGGTCTCAGCGACACCGGTGAGCTGTGGTTCAAGGGGCCGAACGTCATGGCCGGCTACCTGAACAACGAGAAGGCCACCCGCGAGACCATCGACGACGACGGCTTCCTCCACACCGGCGACCTTGCCCGCGTGGACTCCACCGGATGCGTCTACATCGTCGACCGGCTCAAGGAACTGATCAAGTACAAGGGCTACCAGGTGCCGCCGGCAGAACTCGAGGCCGTCCTGCTGAGCCATCCAGCGATCGCCGACGCCGCAGTGATCGGCGTGCACGACGCCGATTCCGGTGAGGAGATCCCGAAGGCGTTCGTCGTCAAGCAGAACTCCGATCGGGACGACCTCGATGCGGCCGCGGTGATGGAGTTCGTGGCCGGCCAGGTCGCCCCGTACAAGAAGGTGCGCCAAGTCGAGTTCATCGACGCCATCCCGAAGTCCGCCTCCGGCAAGATCCTGCGCAAGGACCTCAGGCGCTAG
- a CDS encoding NAD(P)/FAD-dependent oxidoreductase: MSTPRLVVIGSGPAAISAVEAYSERQPEAHIRILTADDRPPYERPPLSKDFLRGDTDDVDLHPRQWFDERAIELTLESPVRRIDVGRRVVEAAGGQFDYDALIVASGASPKPLEVPGGERALLLRSLSDSARLRTAAGAARSAVVIGAGFIGCEAAASLALMGLEVTLVAPSEVPQQKRLGDEAGRRIKALVEATGARFAGGSGVASIDGDAVRLDDGRTITADLVLAATGVAPNGAIAEAAGISLEDGRILVGADMRTNVDGVYAAGDVAKAVNSTAGRALAVEHWQDAMDHGEVAGASAAGDDASWSSVPGFWTEIGDAAVKYHAWGDGYDRSRFVERDGGFTVWYESEGRAVGVLTYESDDDYDLGEELIAAGKPAPTSA; encoded by the coding sequence ATGAGCACACCCCGCTTGGTCGTCATCGGTAGTGGCCCCGCCGCCATCAGCGCAGTCGAGGCGTACAGCGAGCGGCAGCCAGAGGCGCACATCCGCATCCTCACCGCCGACGACCGGCCGCCCTACGAACGCCCACCGTTGAGCAAGGACTTCCTGCGCGGTGACACCGACGACGTGGACTTGCACCCTCGGCAGTGGTTCGACGAGCGGGCGATCGAGCTCACCTTGGAGTCGCCGGTGCGGCGCATCGACGTCGGGCGACGTGTCGTCGAAGCCGCAGGCGGCCAGTTCGACTACGACGCGTTGATCGTGGCGTCGGGGGCCAGCCCGAAACCGCTCGAGGTGCCGGGTGGTGAGCGGGCATTGCTGCTCCGTTCGCTGTCGGACTCCGCGCGGTTGCGTACTGCTGCGGGTGCGGCGCGCTCGGCCGTGGTGATCGGTGCGGGGTTCATCGGTTGTGAGGCTGCGGCGTCGCTTGCCCTCATGGGCCTCGAGGTGACCCTGGTGGCGCCCAGCGAGGTGCCGCAGCAGAAGCGGCTGGGCGACGAGGCGGGGCGGAGGATCAAGGCCCTCGTCGAGGCGACGGGTGCGCGCTTCGCCGGCGGTTCGGGCGTGGCGTCGATCGACGGCGATGCCGTGCGCCTCGACGACGGTCGGACCATCACTGCCGACCTCGTCCTGGCGGCGACCGGCGTGGCGCCCAACGGGGCGATCGCGGAAGCGGCGGGCATCTCGCTCGAAGATGGTCGCATCCTGGTGGGCGCCGACATGCGCACGAACGTCGACGGCGTGTACGCCGCAGGCGACGTCGCGAAGGCGGTGAACTCCACCGCCGGGCGGGCGCTGGCAGTCGAGCACTGGCAGGACGCGATGGATCACGGTGAGGTCGCCGGCGCCTCCGCGGCGGGTGACGACGCATCCTGGTCCAGCGTGCCGGGCTTCTGGACCGAGATCGGCGACGCCGCCGTGAAGTACCACGCCTGGGGCGACGGGTACGACCGAAGCCGGTTCGTCGAGCGAGACGGTGGCTTCACCGTCTGGTACGAATCCGAGGGTCGCGCCGTCGGCGTCCTGACCTACGAGTCCGACGACGACTACGACCTCGGCGAGGAACTCATCGCCGCGGGCAAGCCCGCGCCGACTAGCGCCTGA
- a CDS encoding uroporphyrinogen decarboxylase/cobalamine-independent methonine synthase family protein: MSVFATATGVGSWPGVSARDAAEVVVGELTTLAHLVELPGRGVGADMIGRAAALLVDIGVDTVPRGYRIAAGRSSAMRRAVSLLDEDVDALEEAWEKAGLRGSGRTIKVQAPGPITLATHLELPGGHRALTDLGAVRDLAASLAEGVRAHRNELARRLDTHVVVQFDEPSLPAALLGRLTGVTRFTPVHPVDEAFAGNLLDECVAAVGGEVALHCCASDLPWKMLQRSAFDAVMLDASRLVVTDLDGIGEFVESGRVVVLGVVPTAAPASRPVPEQIAATAAGITDRLGFPRTVLRERIGVSPACGLAEATADWARTAIELAQKVADGIAVDPDSA; encoded by the coding sequence GTGAGTGTTTTCGCGACGGCCACCGGCGTCGGCTCCTGGCCCGGTGTGTCCGCCCGAGACGCCGCCGAGGTGGTCGTTGGCGAATTGACCACCCTGGCCCACCTGGTGGAGTTGCCCGGCCGCGGCGTCGGCGCGGACATGATCGGCCGCGCAGCGGCGTTGCTGGTGGACATCGGCGTGGACACCGTGCCGCGCGGATACCGCATCGCCGCTGGCCGCAGCTCGGCGATGCGGCGGGCCGTCAGCCTGCTCGACGAGGACGTCGACGCGCTGGAGGAGGCGTGGGAGAAGGCCGGGCTGCGGGGTAGCGGACGGACCATCAAGGTGCAGGCGCCCGGTCCCATCACGCTCGCCACGCATCTGGAACTCCCCGGTGGGCACCGCGCACTCACCGACCTGGGCGCCGTCCGCGACCTGGCGGCCTCCCTCGCCGAAGGGGTGCGGGCACACCGCAACGAACTCGCCAGGCGGCTCGACACGCACGTGGTCGTGCAGTTCGACGAACCGTCGCTGCCCGCCGCGCTGCTGGGTCGGCTGACCGGCGTCACCAGGTTCACGCCAGTGCATCCCGTCGACGAGGCGTTCGCGGGCAACCTGCTCGACGAGTGCGTGGCCGCGGTGGGTGGCGAGGTCGCGCTGCACTGCTGTGCGTCGGATCTGCCGTGGAAGATGCTGCAGCGCAGCGCTTTCGACGCGGTGATGCTGGATGCGAGCCGCTTGGTCGTCACCGATCTCGACGGCATCGGCGAGTTCGTCGAGTCGGGCCGCGTCGTGGTGCTGGGGGTGGTGCCGACCGCGGCGCCGGCCAGCCGCCCGGTGCCCGAGCAGATCGCGGCGACGGCCGCCGGGATCACCGACCGTCTCGGCTTTCCCCGTACGGTGCTGCGCGAACGGATCGGCGTCTCGCCGGCCTGCGGACTGGCGGAGGCAACGGCCGACTGGGCCCGTACCGCGATCGAGCTGGCCCAGAAGGTTGCCGACGGCATCGCGGTGGACCCGGACTCGGCATAG